One Microlunatus soli genomic window carries:
- a CDS encoding SulP family inorganic anion transporter: MIHSDDSESGTGRSRVFQDRVDRAQDRLGRWLHTESRELKPGRHTMLRDLLAGLPGAISSVPDGMASGVLAGVNPAHGLYASLAGPTVGGLSSSTRMMVIATTGAAALAAGSAVADVPAANRSAAMTLLTLLVGAVLVLAAVIKLNRYIRYVSQSVMLGFLAGVSVNMVLGQLPDLLGTEATGAVPVLKAFSVVANLGAVSVASAVAGGGALFLLILIGRTKLAMLGSLVALLLPTLAVHLLHRSDVALVKQTGTIPQGLPVPHVPELSLFTPELLGGAAAVSALIIIQGAGVAEAVPNQDGSPSSIRRDVVSQGLANVGSSVIGGMPVGGSVGQTALNKAVGARTRWASIWTGIWMAAILLIFSGLVGEVAMPTLAAVLIYAGVTSIRPADLISAVRAGIISTIAIIATFIAVLMLPIAAAVGIGVIASLLLQLNQESLDLRLCQRRWDDQGHVIESPAPATIGAGQVLVLVPYGSLFFAGARTLQRRLPRPERNGPDGSGSVVILRLRGRTTLGATFLKVIGTYAHELQSVGGELYLTGVGHDLTDQWHIGEQSSLIAGISIYPATEEVGSSTRAALDDATRRSGGRQPDPAHRVSPDITNERPQAS; the protein is encoded by the coding sequence GTGATCCATTCCGACGACTCCGAATCCGGCACCGGACGCTCGCGGGTCTTCCAGGATCGCGTCGACAGGGCGCAAGATCGCCTAGGGCGGTGGCTGCACACCGAGTCCCGAGAACTGAAGCCCGGCAGGCACACGATGCTCCGCGACCTGCTGGCGGGACTGCCCGGCGCGATCTCCTCGGTCCCGGACGGTATGGCCTCGGGTGTGTTGGCCGGGGTCAACCCTGCTCACGGGCTGTATGCCAGCCTGGCCGGACCGACCGTCGGTGGCCTGAGCAGTTCGACCCGGATGATGGTGATTGCCACCACCGGTGCCGCCGCGTTGGCGGCCGGGTCGGCAGTGGCGGATGTCCCGGCGGCGAACAGATCCGCAGCGATGACCTTGCTCACCCTGCTGGTCGGCGCGGTGCTGGTGCTCGCCGCCGTGATCAAGCTGAACCGCTACATCCGTTACGTGTCACAGTCGGTGATGCTCGGATTTCTGGCCGGTGTCTCGGTGAACATGGTGCTCGGTCAACTTCCCGATCTGCTGGGCACCGAGGCGACCGGAGCGGTCCCCGTGCTGAAGGCCTTCTCGGTGGTCGCGAATCTCGGTGCGGTCAGCGTCGCCAGTGCGGTCGCCGGCGGCGGCGCCCTGTTCTTGTTGATCTTGATCGGACGGACCAAGCTGGCGATGCTCGGTTCGCTGGTCGCATTGCTGCTTCCGACCCTGGCGGTTCACCTGTTGCACCGATCGGACGTCGCCCTGGTCAAACAGACCGGCACGATCCCACAAGGCCTCCCGGTCCCCCATGTGCCCGAGCTGAGCCTCTTCACGCCCGAGCTGCTCGGCGGGGCCGCGGCCGTCTCGGCGTTGATCATCATCCAGGGGGCCGGGGTTGCCGAGGCGGTGCCGAACCAGGACGGATCCCCCTCCTCGATCCGGCGTGACGTCGTCTCCCAGGGCCTGGCCAACGTCGGATCGTCGGTGATCGGCGGGATGCCGGTCGGCGGATCTGTCGGGCAGACAGCCCTGAACAAGGCCGTGGGGGCGCGCACTCGGTGGGCCAGCATCTGGACCGGCATCTGGATGGCCGCGATCCTGCTGATCTTCTCCGGCCTGGTCGGCGAGGTCGCGATGCCGACACTGGCCGCGGTGCTGATCTACGCCGGAGTGACCAGCATCCGGCCGGCCGACCTGATCTCCGCGGTACGCGCAGGAATCATCTCGACCATCGCGATCATCGCCACCTTCATCGCCGTTCTGATGCTCCCGATCGCCGCTGCCGTCGGGATCGGAGTGATCGCCTCCCTCCTGCTGCAGCTCAATCAGGAGAGCCTCGATCTACGGCTGTGCCAGCGCCGATGGGATGATCAAGGCCACGTGATCGAGTCTCCGGCACCGGCAACGATCGGTGCCGGTCAGGTCCTGGTCCTGGTCCCGTACGGTTCGCTGTTCTTCGCCGGCGCACGAACCCTGCAGCGTCGACTACCACGTCCAGAGCGGAACGGCCCCGACGGTTCGGGGTCCGTCGTCATCCTGCGGCTCCGTGGTCGGACCACGCTCGGCGCTACCTTCCTGAAGGTGATCGGAACCTACGCCCACGAACTTCAGTCCGTCGGCGGCGAACTGTATCTCACCGGTGTCGGGCACGATCTGACCGATCAGTGGCACATTGGCGAGCAGTCGTCCCTGATTGCCGGAATCTCGATCTATCCGGCGACCGAGGAAGTCGGCAGTTCGACCCGAGCCGCGCTCGACGACGCGACGCGACGTTCCGGCGGTCGTCAGCCCGATCCTGCTCATCGAGTCAGTCCCGACATCACCAACGAGCGGCCACAAGCGTCCTGA